Genomic segment of Schistocerca nitens isolate TAMUIC-IGC-003100 chromosome 9, iqSchNite1.1, whole genome shotgun sequence:
tttttatgtcattggattgaattttatttgatcctgtaggaTTGCATAGTGTACAGTGAATGTGTATGTAATATAGGACACACAGAAAACATTCACCATCACATACTTACTAACCATTTTTCTTACATTCTAACATCATTGCTTATAAGTAACACTATATATAGATTTAATGTGATAAGTACTCTTCAACACTGTAAAATCCCTTCTCCATCAGATAGTCAGTGTCATGTACATCGCCACACATTTTTTAGGTAGACTTCTTAGTAATTTGATTCCCGATACTGGAGTCCTTTTTCAAGCGTTGATGGTCAGTGGGGTATGCTTCGTATATTATTCTTTCTCCTTGTATTGTGGGTATTTACACCAGCATTTGTAGTCCACACTGCACTATCTTTTGTGACAGGTATTATAGTTTTATATATCTTCAAAGATATAAAAGTTAAAGATGTCTAGTCTTTTGAAGCATGTTCCAGAAGTCTTTCTTCTTAATATGATCCTGattacaccccctccccccccatttttttgaaatgtgaacATGAGTCAATGGTATACTGTGCACAGAAGCTGTTTCTCTGCATACAGTGATAGCTGCCCCATGTTATGAATGTGATGAAACCGAGTTTCTTACATACAGAACTAATATGTTGCTTCCATTTCGGCTTGTTATCCACATTAATCCCTAAGAATCTAGTGGATTTTACTTCTTCCAGTCTCgtttcattcatctctaaagccATGTGCACACCCTTCTCTCTTTTTctgaacactgcatacatagtcttttttggGTTTATAACAAGTCCATTTTTCCAGGAGCCACAGAGCTGTGGTGTTTGCAGATATGTATGGTCTTCTCTAAAGCTCTACCGCATTTTGGTCATTGTTCAATATTGTCATGCCAtctgcataaaatattttcttctccTTATGTCATTAAGCAGATTAAACAACAGTGGCCCCATTATTGATCCCTGCCACACTCCATATTCTATGGCTTTGGTTTCAGACTGATATGCACTCCCTGTTGATACATATTGTTTCCTATTGCATAAGTATGATTCTATCCACTCACCTGCTTGCCTTTGAATATGATAGTTTTCCAATTTTCTTATCAGTATATCAAAATAGTGTCGAATGCTTTGGAGAGACACAAAAACATTGCAGATGCAACTAGTTCTTCATCTAAAGACTGTATAATACATTCTGTCAGACTGGCAATTGCTGATTTTGTAGCTTTACTCTTTCTGAAACTGTGCTGTGATGGTGTAAGAATGTTATATTTTTCTAGATAATCAACTAATCTATTATACATAAGGCAGTTTCAGGATTTTTAGTAACCTGACATCAGTGACAATGGCCTGTAGTTGTGGGGGGTCATCCTTCTCCACTTTCTTGTACACTGGTACCACTCTGCGtaacttcagtttttctggaaaaatttcaTCTCTGAAAGAGCTGTTTGCTATCCAGCAATGGTGAGATTATTTGCTTCGCAACTGATTCAATCACATGCATGATAAATATGttcttttaaatgaaacaacagttTGTAGTCTCCTTATATGCGGTAACTATAAATTATACAGAAGTGCAATAGAGTTGTGGGAAAAAATACAAGCAATGTTTATTCCTTttttgtatataaaattagttacCGAATTGGAAAATTTTTATCTCCAATGCACCAGATACCATAAAATAATCGTGATCTGAGCAATGTAATTCTATAAATTTAGAATGTATTCATCTGGAAATTTTACATGTTATTGGTGTAATTATTTATGTTGATAGCTAAGAGACATGAAGCacacaaattttttaaaatatctgtaAGACAGTTACATACgcgaaaattatatatgcaggaaCCTTTTAACCAGCGATTTATTACAACTTAGTATGATGGTAGTCAGATTTTATGTCACTTAAATCTGAGTCCTCATACTCTTTTATGGAATAACGTGCCTTGTTTTTAAACCACTCTTGTTTAAATGTATTACAGCAAACTGAATGGGCAGCATTTAGGAGTTTGTTGAAAAGTAGGGGCCTAGGTATTTGTGGCTATTATGAACCTTAGCTAGCCTACTGTAGGGTATATCGCTTGATTGTCCAGTTCTTGTGGTCATGTATGTAAACTGTGGTATCGTTGCATAAAAATTTTAGATTACAAAACAACTGATAAAACTTACCCATAAGAACTCCAAATTTCTAAAGTTTTTAAGAGGTGTCCGATGGTTCTGTAGCTGGACGTTAGGCTTTTTTAATGTATGTGAATGATGTGTTCTGCTTTACCATGTTCAGCTGTTCTTTATGGTGATGTCGCAGTATTCATCATAACTGAAAATGGCTAACAAGAGGCTAAAGAAAAAGCTAAAACATGACAGTATCAAGTATTTGATTTAAGGAAAAAATATTAGTGTTTAGCATCCCATTTATGAGGTCATTAGAAGTAGAGGACAAGATTGAACCGAAGAAGGAAATTGACTTTGCCCTTTTTCAAAGGGACTACCCTAGCAGCTGTCTCATAATAATCAAGGAGACCACAGAAAATATAAATCTAGATGGCCATATGGGGGAATTGTATCCATTTTCTACTAACAAAGCCAATGTCTTGACCACTGCCCCACCTCACATCTTGTACCTAGTTTAAGACAGTTTTATTACATCCAGTATATATCTTCCCAATAGCACAAAAATAGCTGTGCTGAATAAAAAAAGTTATGTGGAGGAGGGATGCGTTAAATGAGTACCATGTGTTTTCAAAAACAATATTCCCTGCAAGAGGCACAAACCtcattccccctcctcctccacttgTTGCTGCTTACAAAAGGAAAGCTACAAATAGAAATTTCTATTCATTCATCAATACTacaacataaatataaaaatatcacCAAGCACCCCTTAAAAGGCAAAAATATGGATACTTGTAAAAAACTAGGAATACTTCTATAGATGTTCTAAGAAATTGTCTACAGAAATTATTAACATTTTGACTCTTACTGTTTACAGAattttttattgcactgcaatcatTATCAATTGTTTGTTAAGCTTGTATTGTCATGACTAGTGTATAGTTTGTTTGGTCAATTCACAAGGACATTGACAAGACATGCAAGTACAATGCTTGAAGTTTAATGTGTAAATTAGCTAATATTTTATGAGAAGAATACAGGACTTATAATGCATTACCTTTCATTCTGCACATTTGATTTAATTTTATCTTTTAACCTTGCATATAGGTTCTACCGAAATTTCATTCCTTCCAACATTTTTTCATTCTCTACTTGATTCCATTTACAGCTTCTTGTGGTTTCATAATTCGAGtcttaacatttaaatctatacttttgATCTCTTCTGTTATTGTAGGAACATACCGAAAATTCGTTTATGGAAGATACCTCTTTGCTAAGATTGGGAGTTCAAAATGAAATTCACTATGAGcagaaaatatataataaaatgaaaatgcattgaattattaaaaaaaatctttattatttaATACAGAGCTTCAAAATGTATCtgggtatatatatttatataatcaTGGGAACACATATAACCATTATACTCATTAAGTATTATTAAGACAAACTGTCATTGTAAATGTCTCAGTATAATGCAAATATCAAGATACATTGATTCTtttataaatattacaatgtgattcACATATCATGTACTAAGGACATCATGTGGAACTGTGTTTGTATATGAGTGAATGTAATAAGAATATTAGATACATAGACAAGTTAAAATGTAAGAGGTATTGGAGTTGCTCTGTAGCATAACCATCACACATAATTAATTTTGCGTAAGGGTGCGAGGTCCAAATTTATcaacaacaaacaactggaaatAGCAAGTCTCAAACATATActgtcacaataaaataaagttcagCAATCATGTTACTGAAGATATTCAATGTTGTGAAATAGCTGAATGTATATTTGTTAATAAGAAATAAAACCAGCTTTTCAGCTTATGGCAGCAACCTGCAGAAGAGGAAGTGATGCTATGTCATGTGGAGCACGACTCATACTTTCCGCAGTGTGAACACTTGGCACAATTAGTGCAACATACCATGAAGCTCTCCAATTAAGGGATGCTTCAGGTATTTCCTGTTCTGAAGTCTTTCTCATTAGACAGATAAGTGTGACCAATTACATGCTAAAATAAAACTACAAACAATAAAGCAATGGTCAAAATAACTATGTCTTCAATGTCTATATTAAAAATCTATGTGCACCGAAGATTAAGATTTCTGAATAacatgtaatttacataattatgtAGCCACTTCTGCACCACTCAGAccacatataaatatatatatttttttcaaaatagagAGAGCAGTCAAAGAAAGAGAGCAAACGTGAAATGTCAACGGAGATGTACCTAATCAACAGGACATGAAAAAATATATAATCTATTGCTTTGTTCATTTTTTTCCAGCACCAGTACTGTACAAATCACATACAGATAAATATTACTGTATCATACAAAAGTAAAACTGCTATAATAAGCCtcttaaaataaataatacaaagtgtaaaaaaaattacacatgacatgtTCGATGAATCCATTTAACTGAAAATCTATCACTTTCTAGCTTAGTATTATTCTTCTTTATCTATTGTCCAAAAGCAAATGAAAGCAATTTATGACAAACTGCCAGTTTAAAAGACGCAGCATCAATACCTCTGATTACTCAAATTTGCTCACTGCTCTCAGATATGACATTTGGTGACAGATTTAGGCCTTTTAAGACGAACTTTGGCAGTGCTGCAGCTTTAACATGTTCACTGCAAAACATGAGACACTTATGATGCCAGtcatttaagaaaacaaaataGATCAACGGCATTTATCAGTTTAATAACCACACATGACCAAGAGAATTGCTAACCTTATTCTTCCTCATTTTGCTGGTCACCTGCTTCCTCAGTCTTTTCTTCTCGCCTTTCGTCTGCTGCACTTCCAGCTGCCTCCTTATCTTCATTTTTCTCTGACGAGTTCTGAAttttaaaaagttacttaaaaCTGATGGTAAAATTATCGTCGTTTATATATTAGATAATAAGGTAAGGACTGTAACATCGATATTTGTAAATTAACTGTATTATATAAGTTAATTTTCTTACCTCTCGGCTGGTTGTATTCCCGTTCAGTTCACCATTTTCAACAACGTTTTCGTCTGCTGAAGTCTctgatttttctaaatttatttccgCTTTGGAAACTGCTGGTGTCATCTTCAGAAACTTCTCCAATTCATCGATTTCATTTGCCATGTCAAAGTCTTCGTAATCCTGTAATTTAAAGAAAAAAGTAAGCAAATGGCCAGATATGTTTGTATAACACTGGATTCAATTTCCTAGAAAACTTACACCACAATAGTCTTCTTCGTTGAATAATTGAGGCGGCAGTGGGTATTTAGACGACCTTGCCTTGCCGTTTTGCTGcataaattctttttcattttcatttcccgGTTCTGTTATATCCACAGTTACATATTCTATACTTTTGCTGTCCAGTATCATTTGAACCCTCTGTTGGCGTTTTTTCACCTGTCAAAACAAAACTCGTTTCAACCTACATGAAATGTAACGTGCAGATAATCATCACGAACGAATATGCTTCGAGCGTAAATCTGAAAGTGTTTAACCATACTGGTAAGATTCACTCCTGTCATTCTTAAAGTTTGTCGTCATTTTCGCTACGGTACATGGGCACACCTCTTTTTGCTATGAGAACAGTCACAGCGAAATACGTACGCACCTCCTTATTACCAGAAATTCCTGATATGTAGACTTTCACCACCATCGTCAATATGACAGACTGCACTGGGAAATCTTACAATCCAAAAATTAGTCACTAAAAATTTCTGTATCCACCAACACACAGCAGTTCACTTTAGCTGGAATCTTCATTTACTGCTTTCCCTGGTTTTTTCAAAGCGCATTAGCTAGCAAGACATTCCAGTAGTGTGGTTAAGGGGATACATGTCATGTTTAAAAATGCTTAAGCCCTCCTATTAGGAACAAAATAGTGTCATAATACTTGTTTATATTTTCCTTAACATACATTGCAAATATAATCCAAATTTTATACATGACAGTCAAACGTATTAGACACGAAAGAAGTTTTAACTTTCTGGCATTTGGTCATCTCTGAACGAAAGATATTTTTAGCAGCGAGCTTGCGAAGAGTGTTGCGTGTTCATTGGCGTGAGGTGTTGGTAAACTGTAATTTGTTTGGTAACTATACGCATGGCATCAGTAGACAAAGTCAGAATCATAGTAGTAGGTGACTCTGGTGTGTTTTTTTTGTATTGACTTGTCTACTGAACACCCAAAGCAAATTAAACTTCATTAATTGGCTCGTTTTTTGTTGCAGGAGTAGGAAAATCTTCATTGGTGCACCTAATTTGCCATAACCAACCAATCTCTAACCCATCATGGACTGTCGGATGTTCCGTGGAAGTTAAGCTGCATGAATATAAGGAAGGAACACAACACCAGAAGACGTACTTCATTGAATTTTGGGACATTGGAGGAAGCAGCAGTCACAGAAATACTCGATCAGTCTTTTATAGCCCGACGCACGGTAAGTATTTTACAGTCTTCAGTACACCCGATATCTCTACTAGACTTACGTAGATCCAGTATGCAGCACAATCTAAGCTACCACCCTCAGTAACCAGAAAAACAGTTCAACAATATCTCCCTACTTTGAAGCAGGATCTGTCTAGAGGGATGATCCTATCTCATGCTACAACTGGCCAAAGTTAAGATCCGTAACAGTTCTTTGTGGGAGTAAATTACCTAACAGTAAAATGGATTACTTTCACTTCACCCTGATACGTTACGCCCTCTCCTCCATTTTGCATCAGATGATTTGACACCCTCCCAATTGTGGCACAAGGACTGCACTGTGTTCGCTGAGCAGAAGAAAATTAGGAACAGAAGGTTATCAGAGAAATATATGCAAAAGCAAGGaatgcagtctttttgttgtgcttgtctgcagctcagtgtgtcatctttacactGATTAGCAACTTATCCgtttcataattgttgatattcaaCCTGGACTTTGCAATGCTTGAACATCATGTGCACCGTTTTACTACCCATCCTTTTTCTAGGCTGACAATTCGTATGGATGTGCCTTGTTTTTTCTTAAGTCAAGTTCAATTTCACAACTGCCTCTTGGGTATCTCACTATCCAAACTGGTAGTCATCTAACTGATGTCTTCAATTATGTTTGGCAAAACATCACAGAGCGAAATATGGTAAATTTGAGTAAAAATAACTTATTGCTCCTTTCTCTATTGCAACCAAGAGTTACACCgtaactgtaacaaaaaaaacaaagatataattttataatGTGATGGAACATGGCCGCACACAGAATGAACATAAATATTTGGCGCACTCACACCATGAAAACTGATAATGAAGCCACTAAAAAGCTCAATAAAACAAGCTCACTGCTGTCAAAACTCCCACTCTTGTTTTATTGAGTTTGTTTTGATATCATTGGCAGAGCTCATTTGTTTGATATGAATTTGTCGCTAATTAAATGTTTTGTGAATAAGTCTGCCGAACATAGTCCACAttaattcaggcaggctaggaaaaattcTTAGCTTCATAGTCTCAGATGGTACTGAATTTAGCGTATGTCAAAATGAAGGATGAagtaaggaacacacatttttttgttttctccaaaaaaaattctgttctgagacaaagccctccaaagatgacactgtgcataccattttgaagatgcgaattttggaaaaaaatttaaaatgctgtatctctggaacagttctggatactttgttggttttttttatttcgaagataattgctttatgattacaaagaaatcatcTATTGGACttacctgtcaaagttcttttactataacgttctgaacttttttataatttattgaaattttttttttccaaaaagccaatacttcaaattttgatttttttctgttgattagtaccatatagtgcTACATTCcgtgaaaaggagagcttccaccgTTAGGTTAACAGGTTTgataaacaactgaaaattttgccacatataaaacctgttttattaccacattattacataacaggctcataaagtCAAAACCTAGCGTTATTtagcataattttagttttgaaaaatgagtaagagactcattttttgagcattttaaatggttccgaaatgtatgtgaaaggtcctaagacttaaaggtttcaatttatacaatttctgtgcactctgttttgtactgaaattagccagtcaatgaactaaaatgtgttccactgcttcagtgtcTTCATTCGGTATAGAGTGATGACTTCCTGTTCAACCAAtgggaactggagcacttacagtcttcaaaacattgtgaacaggaagtgagcactgatggcattgttgctgtccttcagctggaaacctatatccagttCACTACAGTgtcatttaactcataactggtatctataatctctgcaatccaccagtcactgTCATACATAcacgccacaaacatcccccttctcaggttgtgaattggaatattatcctgctgttggctgaacaaacgaaatttcttctttcttgctctttaaattgCATGCAATATGTGTTTGCCCAGCACTTTGAGTCcagaaatgtgtcttctgaattcctttcacaggagtagtttgttagCACCACTCCTCTTCTTTCAGCTCATgaattctttgatttcctctttggacaaaataaTGAGGACTGTGCCtgtgtaagatttcatgactcATAAAACCCTCAGaattctgaatcacagctgtatttggtctgggaAGAttgtgttttgtagcatggtgcttcagcaggcctcctacatcATCACAAGGCCACTTCCCTTGACCAGTAGCACTAGCCTATAACAAGTTAGTTGGCACAAgagacttactcaattcaaacaactGGTAATGATTTTTACAATTATTACGAGCACCataagaaataatgatgatcttctctgcccctgtttgcagttgaagaattttgtgcatttgctaacaaagcatgtgctgagtcatctCCTGTGTCATCACAGGctttggtcttgttttgaaaatatgtcactcctgtgggagaattacagaccagttctcagcaaaatcatggtgaagcactaaacatagttcttcagcccaTACACACCCTTggtcttctgcaatgtgttgttgttccagtatcttcaggtgctggtgtgttactgctttcactgaccaattacctagttcatcaatgaaactgtgaaAGGCAGAAGTTTTCTTAATTAgattattttcctcccatgttgcatatgtaatttttgcagagttatctgctacattTTCCAGGCCAAGTGCCTGTGAAGACAGTCCTCCCATTCCAGGGCAGCCGCCACATTCTTGAAAGAAACAAGTCTCTTGCTGCTcacgcccaaccaaggtgtcaaTGTGTGACGTACTCCTGTCAGtccttcaaagttaccacacaaagttcaaaattcggccagtacacacataaacaggcATCTCTAGCTGGTTGtagaactacccacttaggttgtAGTCCATAaacttttgatcttccaatatgtgaaggtGGAtagttgcaaaagtttctttaatactgtgagtcatgtacctctgcactttcacaacttttttacCTTCAGCTGTTACAGTTAGAgcgtcttttttgttggcactctggcaagAGCAATCCCATTTATCTTCCACATAAAACgattgcactatttgaacttgagctgcttctacaggatgacaatAATAGGGATCTTGTCTTCCAAAGAtttcttttacagacctcacatttcttgatttgtcttccATGCAGTCTGACACTGATGGaaagtggttcaaaattgttttccttgaaaatgtctctggattaatagttaaaacttgcatcttttcactgtaggatgcacaatattcagcaGTTGAATTGATATTGGTGAAAAAttctggcaagaggtgcaagaatgctttggttcattttcctcTGAAGATGAAAGTTCTACTGTGAAGAGTGCGGTCAATTTTGCTGtaatgtattcatccatagctttagtaatttctctgctctttcctgatgcatagagcttatggctcgacttcactgaccacggttccTTAACAGGAGTAACACCTACCTCTATAGTTACTTCCTctactgatgcaaaatctgcaGCATCTGCACCTTGGGAGGCTTCAcgttgttcagatactatcattgttgttgttctgtcaaaacatttagaatacaaaaagtcatcactggaacatcttcactttgaaacagagtcttcaaatgagaacacttattccgaTCCTGAACAAAGTCTTATATATCTCTTTCATGaacatgcaaatagtcagcacacttcactctcccgtggccccagtcagaagacatttcaaacagcctatttttttttttttttaaaaaaaacacacactacaGCTATGTCAAttggcaaattcctcacgaaaacacagaactcactggatggctcagatttcttagaagccccTTCATGAAACAAATTAGTACTGaaaaactacaatacagaaacccaCAGGGAACAAtcatgacaaagaaactgacaagaaagtacaacaaagtgtaagaaatatctgctagaatgaaactgaaaagaaataactgcgacaaagaaagtgataagaaataactgcaacaaagacaatagaaacaaacattgtaacaaagaaatgagtaagaaacaacttcaacgAAGACATATATTGCCCTTGAAagttaaataaaatgattttttaaaaataaaacctgtccaacataaaagtggaagctctcctttacagagaatatagtactacatggtactaatcaacagaaaaaaatctaacttttctggattggtattttttgaggaagaaaaaaaaatctgtaaattataaaaaaattcaaaaggctacAGTAAAAGAACTatgacagatatgtccaaaaggAAGAtgccattgtaatcataaagcaagtATCTTTCAAATAAAGAAGTCTAACAAAATATCTAggactgttacagagatacagcattttaaaaaattttccaaaatttacatcttcaaaatagtgtttgcattgtcatctttggaggcctgtgtcttagggcaggaatttttttggagaaaacaaaaaaattacatgtttcttgcttactcctgaattttaacatatgctaaattcaataacatccatgACTAtgaaggtacccccccccccccccccccaccccccaccctgccTGAAGTGACATGGATTATGCTGCCAACTGTTTATCAGAATAAACATCATAAACTTCAATCTCATTATTTTCAACATGTTCACGTATATAGTGATATTTAATGTCAATGTGTTTGGTATGTTTGTGATGTTGTGTGTTTTTAATCAGGCGAATAGCACTTTGAGTGTCAACAACATGGAGTGTTGTTGGTTTGTCTAACTGAAAACAACGTTCACTGAGAAAACCATGCAACCAAACAACTTCAGTAGCAGCATCTGAAGCTGCTATGTATTTGACCTCCATTGTTGATctgcttacatatttttgttgaCGGAACACAGTGTCAGAGGCTCATCTGCTAACAAGCTCACATAGCCTGTTGTTGACTGACGAGTACCTTATGGTCAAGTCCCTGGTCCTCTGTAGATACTTCATAATCCTTTTAACAGCATTCCAATGATCAAGACCTGGATTATGTAAAAACCTACTCATCATATTCACGGCGAACATGATGTCTGGCCATGAGACAGTTACTGCAAACATTAAGCTGCcaactgcctgccgataaggtttGCTTTCCATCTGCTTTACCTCATGCTGGTTTGCAGGAGACTGCCTACTGTACAACATGGTTCTAACATCAAAAGTAGTGGAGTTTGGTTTTGAATCATTCATGTTGAACTTCTGAAGTAAACAATTTATGTATCTGTGCTGGCCTAGGTAGATTTATTTTGTAGAAGGGCTTTGTACAATTTCCAATCCGCAGAAGTATTTTCCATTCCCACAGTAATTTCAAAATTGATCCCAGTGCTGTCAAAACGTTTTCCAGTATTTTTGGAGACTTATAAATAAGCAACCCATCATCCACATAAAGTACCAGGTAAACATCAGTGTTATTTGTTAAAGCGTGGAAAGCACATTCGTCTGCATTCAGTTGCACAAAGCCAAACATTGTCAGAGACTGTACAATTTTTTGATACCAACAACGTGGTGATTGATTGAGTCCATATAGACTCATCTTCAGTTTGCAAACATTATTAGAGCCTTCTACAAGAAAGCCTTTCGGTTGCTCCATGTAAACTTC
This window contains:
- the LOC126202920 gene encoding SH3 domain-binding glutamic acid-rich protein homolog, translating into MVVKVYISGISGNKEVKKRQQRVQMILDSKSIEYVTVDITEPGNENEKEFMQQNGKARSSKYPLPPQLFNEEDYCGDYEDFDMANEIDELEKFLKMTPAVSKAEINLEKSETSADENVVENGELNGNTTSRENSSEKNEDKEAAGSAADERREEKTEEAGDQQNEEE